Within Spinacia oleracea cultivar Varoflay chromosome 4, BTI_SOV_V1, whole genome shotgun sequence, the genomic segment CGCCGGCCACCAGGATCCCGCTGCTAAACACCACAATCGACTTCGCTGTTCtcctcctccaccaccaccaccactgtcGTCGCTTCTTCTGTTACAAATCATCAACAATTAGGGTTCCGAAAATCAAAATcgaaaaaattgaagaatttcaGAGGAGATAGAAAAGAGAAATCCAGATGAAGGAGAGAGATGAGGAATTACCTCAACAAGCCACCACCATTATCTGTTCCGTCGGCTTCTTAGCCATCTCCGACGGCGATTTGGGCAGGCAAGGATtcgagaagagagagaaaggcagAGTTTCTGAGGAGTGAGAAATGAATTAGGGTGAAAATGAAATGAGATGAAATGATAAATACGcatatatattttcattaaaaaagcTAAATGTATGCTTACGTCAGCAAATTACGTGGCAGACTAAGTGCCATTAAGGCGGTCTTACGAAaagaccgccttatacaaaagtttgtatttatatatataaaggtACTCCCTcggtctctttttgttttttacgttttccttttttggtgtttcaaaatgttctttacatttccttttatattatcacataaatgatttaatattctatcaaaaaatttacccaattattatattaaccaattaaatcaatttagtcatttaatctctcacacttttccataaagatattaactttttctcatttcccctctatcagaattttgataagagtgaaagcattataaataaacgtaattttcctcgtttacatgaaaaacttagaagaatctcaatgcacattaattagtcgttaaaacgcgtgcaaaataccaaacgtaaaaaacaaaaagagacggagagagtaacttttaagtattttaagttAAACTTTGGTGTACaacatttattgtacaccacttgtaaataagaatttttgcaaataaatttattttatatccAAATAACTTTTATCCAGATTTTGATAACTTTATcttgttttgattaacttttatattattaaaaataattgaGGATAAAAGTTTTAAAGGATTAAAGGGTTAACTTTATGCATTATTAtagattttgaaaaaatatcaCTAAACAAATAGGTAACTTTTACATTATAATCTGGTAACTTTCAAGCACTTTAAATCAAATTTTAGGTCATGTTCCTTtggttttaatttaaatttcactCCGTTCGGTTCAGTCCAGCTCCATTCAGtttcattcagttcagttcaaaagaACGACATTGTGTGCATTTTCGTCTTTAATGatgttattttattattatttttattactataatgttaaatattattattaattatattataatGTGCATCTTTAATaattattactattactattactattgttatattattattgttattattattataattatttattactagAATGTAAATTACAGGGAGTTATGGGATGTTATTGTGGAATAATATGttctttaatttcttttaaAGAGGAATTGCACATAAAAAGAGGATTAAGAGTTAAAAGTTGGAAAAATgacattattatttattatttatttgatcgTCTGAAGCACATTTACTCTATTCCCTACAGTGGATAAAAAGACCTATAAAAGTTTCACCAGCAGACACATTTACAGcttaaaaagaaagaactaagAAATCTACATTCGTTACGGAATTAATTATGCATCAAGTTTCAGACTAAGTTTCAGCAACCAGCTTACCAGATGTACAATTCAACAGAGCAAAAGACATGTACAAGCTCCCTACATATTTACTGCTAAAACAAAATTcttataaaaatacaaaaattctCTAGCCGAAAACATAAATCTCTGACTCAACAATGTATACCTAAACAGTAAACACCAATGGGTTACTATAACAATAGCTAACTATTTGGAAGCAATAACAATGCAGATGGGATCAAGTCTTTCAGCTTTACTTCCAAGTTGGAAAGTGTATGTCCTAGAATCTCTGGCTTTCTTGATTCAGCAGCAATTCTTGATTCAGCAGCAGATTCACGACATTCTAGTAGCTGGATATGGCTTCGCAAATACTTGCTGAGGCCAGCCTCGGCTACATTAATCAGGCAAAGAGAAGGATTTGTGTGCATAAATTTAGTAACAAGAAATCCAGCTAGAACTTGCTGATTTGCCTTCACCAATTCTGACACAAAACAAGGAAACAGAATTTGTACAAAAGTAAGGCAGAACCCTTCAATCTCATCATCTATCATCAGATTCTGATTTGACTTTGATACAAGGGTGTTCTGAGATTGACGTGAAAATTCACCCACCAAGTAACATATGTAAGAGAATGTAGCCCCATGTGCTGGTTTAGAGATTATAGTGGAAATAATCCCAGAAGATAAAACAAGAATTAACAAGTTCTTATCACTGTTCTCTGGGATACCTTCCAGTTTAAGCTTGTTTTCAATTGCATCTAAGCAGCGCAAATGTATTGTTCCATATGGAAGCAATAACACTGTTTTTAGGGCCATGAAGCAATCAGAATCAATTAACATATTACTCAGATTGCTCGCATCATCTTCATTGATCAAGACCATTTCAGGTCTTTCCAAAGATTGATCAATTAATTTCACCACCTCATCAAATCGGGACAGCATAATGAGTTTCCTTAGAATTTCCATCCAACATGCGTGCAAAGGATGTATAGAGACAGAGGATTCAGTTTTTTCTTCCTGAATGGGTTCTTCGTCAAGAAAGCTTTCCCTTTCCCAGCCCTCATCACCCCAATCATTCCAGTTATTGTCTGCATCAGTTACTCCTGACACTTCTGCAGAagcttcttttgttttctccaCCAGAAAGAGGGTTTCCCACTCCCCCAAAATGGCTAAAAGAGCCTCAAAATGTGCATGTGTATCCACAGTTTCACACAAATTTTCAAAGCAAGAAACTGCAGAATCGACTGTCAAGAGATCATCAGCGCTTATTTCCATATGTGAAGAAATTGATCCTGCAAGCTCAGTTGTTTTCAAGGCAACCAGGGAATTCTTAAACCTGTTAGGTCCTTCTGATTGGTTCGGAAGTGCCTGCTCTTCTGTAAGTTCAGTATTCTTACTTGAGGAACTCCATTCATTCCATTCTTCCCAAGGAAGGATACTGCCTTCCTGCTCTCTTGATACCTTACCTTTTCTACCCAAAATGAATTGCAATACCTCCAAGACATATACTCGAATATGACTTGGCAGTTGCAAATTATCAGAGAACTTGGCTATCCTTTCCCAAACTGCAGTGCGAACCCCATTCAGAACTTCCAGGTCACCTTCCAATCTACTTACAGAAGATAGCAAGTTGTGCAAACTATGTCGTTGACTATCGTCGTGAACTAAGTTTGACAAAATACTTTCTAGTATGTTAAGGTATAAGTTACACACGTGAAGGTAATAACTATTCCCACCCTTGGTATCGGAGCTCATACCCTGGTCAATTGAGCAGCATTCCGAAAGAGCTTCAGAAAATACAGCCTCCACAGAGCCAAACTCACAGCCAGATAAAATCATGGCTCTACAGAAAGAAAAATATCCCGCAGGACTAGTTGACAGGCTGCAATTGACAAAGAAATATACAGTTCCCCATCCCTGACTTGGTGTAACTTTTCCCTCCACCACTAATCTCATGAAAACTTTGAGGCATATCATTAAAGAAACTGCAGTTAACTTCTCATCTGAACTTTCAGCCATTTCCACCATATCAGCATTCAATTTCATCCAGAAGTTCAGAAGCACAATAAGGCAATCCTTCAAAGATACATCAGTGTGCACACTCTCTCTGACAAAATGCAAAGGGACAACTCCACTGCAGTACTGCTTCATGATGACCAAAGCAGACTGGTGTTCCAAGATTCTAATGTGCTTTCTGCACGCATCATAGGTCTgctcaaagtcatttagcaagcTCTGCAGGCTATCGGGATTTTCAAGATGAATCTTTTTAGCTCTGTACTCCAAACTCTCTAACAAAGTTACAACATGATGTTTATACACATCTCGCCATGATACAATATCCTTAGGGTTTACACTAGCAACGGTACTATGAAGCGTTTGCACCATTTTTGCCAATGCTTCCACGGTAAATTCATTGACATGACGGAGAACTTCATCATTGAAATGAGCAGAGTTCAGTCTGCCTAAATTAATGTCTACAATGTTTTTGAAGTTCAGGTCTGTTATGAAGGAGACATTATAGCATTCCTGTTCATGGACCTGGTAAAAATGCCCCAATGTTACAGATGAATCTCCCAAATCTTGGATTTCTGAGGGGTGCAAACCTTTTGTTTCCACCAAATGCAGGTAACAGTCTGAAAGTTGCGCAAAAAGATAAGCAAGACGAGCCTTGTTGCACCCGTCAATCACAGGATACACGATAGAAGTTATGACATCAATAGTTTTTGTAGCAGAATCCAGGATCTCTCCCTTAAAATCTGATATTTCAGCATCGATTTCCTCATTGCTCCAAACCTCCGAAACTAAGGCACAAGCAAGAAACTTTAACAAGACCTGGAGAAGAACAGATAACACTATTAATGACATCTTAGGCAGAACATTAGAGATGCATGAACATCTGTGTGCCCGGGTGTCAACAACTGAAGAAACAACAACTGAAGAAATGAGTCACGCGGAGAGATACGTCAGCTTTTACCTCTGTGCGATTCAAGCTATAGGTGTCTGCTAATTTCAACACCTCTCTCAAGATAGGTTTCTTTTGCAATTTCACCGAGTCAATAAAGGACATGATAGCATTGTTCATGTACTGCAAATCCCCTGATAAAAAGCGTGCAGTTTCTACACCAGGGATTAGTTCCTCCAACACCCGTGTACGATCTGCCATCCGCTTTTGCTCTTCCAGTTTCAGTTTCCAGCCTCTCCAAAATGTGGCCTGTACTTTTTCGACTTTATCCAGTTCTTCTAAAAATAGACAAAATATCACTTAGATTATTACAAACCTAAAAAGTACAATTGTATCGAACCAGTCTCCATGCAATTAAATATAAACTAAAAAGTGTTAGTTACCTGAACTAATCTTCTCCTGGAACTTTCTCCATAACAGCTCTCTCCTCTGAAATGGATCTTTGCACGTCGCTCCAGAGTTGTGCAACAAGCTATATACCATCCCCACATTCATAATGCTACAAATCTCCTGGTAGTCCTCCCTTGTTTTTAACTGCTGTTCAATAACTTCTACACCATGAAAAGCATCAGTGAGGTTTAGAAGGAACGAGCAACCCACGACATCATCCTCCTCCGTAACTGGTGGTTCCATAATGAATTTAGCCATAGAGGAAATCAGATCATCCCTAGGAGCAAATCCATTCCTAGCTAACCAGGACAAAATAGTTATTACAGCTTGGGTTCTTACTGAAACATATTGCTTTCCAGGCACCGAAATGGGATAGTAATTTTTTACCGGTTCTGATTCACAGCTTAATTGAACCAACCATGGAAGCTGCAAATTAGCAAAAGATAGAACTTTCCGGTTCTCCCTTAAGACGTCATCCCAACTAGTCCCATCTGCCACAGGAAGAGGTTTCGCAACCTGATAAATTATCACCTTAATTTTACTCAAATAAGTGTCTTCATCCTCGGAAAAGTCACCAACAATTCCAGATTGAGCAGTGACACCAGGAGCCGAAATAATAGAGGAACCTTTGACAACAAAGTCAGGTGTACCTGTTTGCATCATTAGTGATTCAAATTGAGCTTGCATGTCAAGATCTTTCCAGGCATTTAGCAGGTCACCAATGGATTCATCATCACAATGGCACAAAGCAAAGCCTAGAAGCTGTTTACGAGAGCCTAAATCTATGTTCTCAATTGCAGGACCCCTAGCTATCGCTGCGCAAAGATCCCAAATAAAACCATGGCCTTTTCTAGCCAAAATAAGGCATAGATCAAAAGCCAACTGCAGATCACCAGCAACAGCAGCTTCACGTGCTATAGCTTCTTGAACAGCTAATATATTTTCCTGAGAACCTAACCCAAGAAGCTTGGCAACTTCAATTATTTCATCAACATTTATATACGCTCCAGCCTGGCTAGTAATAGCCATCTTGACAATTTCCATAGGATCCTTTATTTGCTTATACTGCATGGGTAAAACATTAACACCAAGGTTGGGTAGTTTGACTGTTAATGCCTCAATGACATCGGCCTCCAATCTAACAGTTGGgctggtaggaaagagatcaagACAGTCCCTGGCCTTCCAGATCTGAATCAAATTGAGGTAATATGATATTATGATGAATGGATTTTAAAGTTAGCAATTTGTTTATATTAATAAGGTGAAATGTTAATAAAAACACAGGACTGGAGGAATGTTATCAAAGTTAAGCTTTGCATCACACAATCACTCAACCATTTCTTGGTAAATATTAGTTAGACTAAAAGATGATGAGTGCACAAGAACATATAGCAACTAAAAGTGTACAATAGTAAAGACAAAGAGCCTCCTGTAGGTCCCATTTGTTGGGGAGGTGGGGGGTCAGAAGTTGTATTCACTGGAATTGCTCTGTGGGCATTCAAGTGCCCACGAAAGCTGATGCCTGTCAAACCATGATTAGTTGGTGGAACAGCAACCTAATTTAGACAGATCACAGACCAGACTGGAGAAGGTATGTCCTGTTAAGTTAGACTGGTTGACTGGCTGCACCATCCCAAAAACACAATACATTATCTCCAGTGCTTTAAAGATAAGAACAGACTGAAATGTCCTGGGTCCACTAAAGCAAGGTCCAATGGTTTCCTGGGAGTGGCATATGCTGTATATCCCTAAACACAACATCATATGTTAGCAAGGTCCTGAAATGTCCTGGGTCCACTAAAGCAAGGTCCAATGGTTTCCTGGGAGTGGCATATGCTGTATATCCCTAAACACAACATCATATGTTAGCAGTtaaaacatactccctccgtcccaaaattattgtcctgttttctaaatcgggcgtcccaaaattatagtcctgtttctaattttagctactaaggtccccactttctcatgtactatattaattaaaaatgaattgaaaaccccacccatgtactatatttcactttcctatgtactatattctctttcacatgtactttattccacttttccacaCAACTCAATCATTATTTGTACTTTActccactttttcatgtactatattccacttttcttaaaatccgtgtttttggtcaaacaggacgataattatgggacggagggagtatcagaCAACACTATGGATGGTGCTGCAATACTGCATGCCTTCTATGTGTAATAATTCATCTTACCTTCAATTAGAGCCGGAAATGTGCTACTCTTGTTTACAGGTGGTGCAGGTCAAGAGAAGGGACCAATCAATTTAAAGAAAGTGGAAGAAGCTTACAGAAGACAAAGGACGAACATATTCAGCATATGGCTGTTCTTGATCTTCTGGTGTACCACAGACAGGGAGCAACGGAACCTTACTTTTTGGAAGCATAAATATTGTTTCCTGGTGTACTTGTTACTATGTTTTAATGCCGACTTTAGAGAGAGTTCAATGTGTGATTACCAAGAAAGAAAATTCGGAAAGGCAAGGAGGGGTTCTGGTTAACTTGAATAGGTCGTGGTTTGTAAATCTAGGGCCCCCAAGTGAAGCCCTTCCTAAACGTAGCTGCTTCCTTTCAGATTAATGTTCTTTTGAGGTAGTGTGGGTTGATGTACTGCTATGTATCTGATCAACCAAAATGCTGGGACAAAAGGTACGAGGAAAAACAAAGCCATTGTTTTCTTCTCATTTTCCTTTAAGTGGGGAACGGGAGTTGCTTCTCAAAAGTATGACGCCTCATGGCACTCATTTGGAAACAAGCAGAAGTATGACGAGAAAGCTAATAAAAAAACCAAGAACAAGATATATTCAAAAGCACGAAACTTGCCTCGGGGGAAGATAGACTTGATGCTGAGAAAAAATATTCCCTTGCTGTTTGGATCACAAGGCTTTCTGCCTTGTCAGTTGGCAAACTGATTGTTCCTGTACCCCTTAAATAGTTCCTTGCAAGAGAGAATCTCCCAGCTTTGAGCAGTCCTCTGCAAAATTCCATCAACATATACTCCAAATCTATAAATGGAAAGGCTTTTTCCTGCAAACACTGCAAGTCACGCCACATACTAGCCCAATCGTTGTCCGATCGAGCAGGTTGACGTCTTGCGAATTTCGAGAGGATAAGACGGAGAATTTGTTTTACAGCCTTATCATCATTCTGAGCCTCGTGAAAAAAACTCACTGGCTTTGGAACCTGTAGTACAAAATACAAGGGAGTCGAAAATGAATCAACTTGCGAGAGTACTTCACTGGCTTCGCTTCCCATGATACTTTCCATCCTTTTCCTTCtactccatttcaaaattcaaacacatGTAAAATGTAAACAATAACCTATTTGAAATGCTCAAAACACAGAAAATATAGAATCtttggaaagaaaattaatCACTTTGTTTTTTTATTAGAATTAATCACTTTGTGAGTGGCTAAAATTCAGCTTACTCTCCTTTATATGAAATTTCACCAGCTGATGGTATTCATACTGGCTGTTGTGCAGTAAGAAATCTTAACTTAAAACCATACAATCAAACCAGCAAATAGCAGAaatgcaaaaaagaaaaattgcCATTAAGATATATCACATGTATCTAGTTGTAGACCGGTAAAAATACTCAAAGACAGAGATTTAGAACCGATGGGAAAAGCTCAAAACAATCTACCATTTATTCTTGCACTCTCTTCTGAATCCAAATTGGCATTCAAATATCCATCAGAATCATAAAGCATGAGAAAATAGCTATGGAATTTCTTCTACGCTTAGAGTTAAGCTTCAAACAATTTAGAAAAATCATTGAGCATGAGATGATAAAATACAAACCTGATAAAGAGCCAGGAGTCGGCCTGCTTCAATATGGCCCTCTACTGATTTGAGTCTTTTCTCTATGCCCTCGGAACGAATGTCACTACCTGCATGTCCATATACGTCGCATAATCTCAGCAACAAAATCATTTATTGGCACTCCAGATTTCTTTTATCAAAAGTGAAGATGTTAGTTTTTTAATTTGTATATATAACAAATATCATAGACAGCTGATACATTCCTATGTTAAGTAAAAAGAAATGTGGCACTGATGACAAAAGAAAATGGCATGCTTGTTGAGACGCAAATTTCAGACACAATAAACAAatcacaaacaaaaaaatcccaaaatctACTCCATTGGGGATTCATTTTTCATAAACTATAGAAATCATAATTGATAGTTCCAAATTCATGAATAATGTGCATCATTATCTATCCAGAAACTAGTAGCCTTTATTTCTCATATGGAGGCAGGTTGCAGTAGGATAAGCCTCACCTCTTGCATTTGGAAACTTCGATAGAATAGATGCCATAGTATTCCACTTATCCATAGCATTGCACAAGTATATGCACTGCAAAGCACACTCCGCTGCTTCCATTTCATCCACAAAAAATCCACTTTGTACATCCCGAGACCATTCTTCAATGGCCACagagcaaaattcaattttctGCGCAGCATTCTCCTTCAACCACCGAACCAAAAATGAACCCCTCTGATCTTCTCCTCCCAAGTCAAGCTTATTCTTCATGAATGGGATTGCACGAAAACGTAACCTTTCAACAATATTTTCTTCTTTCACACCCTTAAGTATGGTCTTGAACTTCTCATAGTCAGACATATGCTCCCATTCAATAAGACTGATAGGACAATGCATCTCATCATCATTTCCTTCAGAATAAACAAGCTGTTGCAAGTACCTAATATCGTCAAGAAACTGCTGTAACTCATACATGCCCCTACGACAACCGTAGTCAACTAAGCAGATACTGTTATCTAACTGTCCACTTAAGTTATCGATTTCTTGGGCCCTTTCCTTGTACCAAATCAATATCTCATTAGTCAATGGCCACGAAATCCCAAACAGCTGCTTGATAATAGGTTCAGTTCTGACAAGCACAGATCTTTCATCATTTTCAGGTAACCGTCTGATGTATTCCAGCATATCTTCACATTCAACCCAATCTTTCTCTCGAAGAGCAGTAACTGAAGGAGGAGACCTTCCAGGAAGGAGTTGACTGAAAGTCTGGACTTGGATTGTTTCAGGTATAGCACCCAAAATTTTCAGAATAAAAGGCGAGCATGAGAAAGGATGTCGTTTGAACAGAAGGTTCAAAGCTCCAATTTTTCCATTCTCAGCAAGCTTCACAGCTGCCTCATCAATCAGCATTTTGCGGAATTTGCTGTATTCCTGCAAAGAAAACCTGTGCAACACTATGTCATTAAGCAACGGGTCAGTGGTACCTTTAAGCAACGAAATACCAAGCTATATGGTATCCTAACTTGATGGTAGCACTTCAGTAAACTAAAAAGCAGAAAACAATTATAATTTGCACAAATAGAAAAGACATAGAAGTTAATATCACCATTCATCTCTAAACAAGTTTCCACTGTAAATTTACTCATGAAAGATACTTCGGTTAAATTTTCTCAGAGTTAGTACAGTAGTACTGCCTTTGATTCAAAGTAATATCACATATTCAAATTTTTTATCAACTTCGACATTTAAATTTGTTTAATATTATGTAATCTTTTTATAAGACCTTCTTTTCATAATTTTTACAAACACGTAGTTCATAAAATTATATGGACATATATTGttggaaaatttgtcaaaactACCTTGTATAAACAAGTTCTTATAAACAAATGCTGCAAGAAACTACCTTCTAAAGCAAAAATTTTGGGTCAAAATAGAGGGAAAAGGAAGGGGAAAGggcaaaaaagcaaaaaactCAACTCCAATAAAGGGGTCAACAGCCGTTATCCGGCCAAAGGTAGCCTCTTACAACATTTTGCTTTAAAAGGTAGTTTTTTACaacctttctttcttttttctttaaaGGTAGTTTTTCACAAAAACGTGTCTTTTAAGGTAGTTCTGGCAAATTTTCCTAGATTGTCAGAAAATTTCATGGTCAAACACCACCTTAAGTTAAAACTCATAAGTGTCTAATACTTTGAAAAAAGGGAGCAATCAATGTGGCCAAAGAAGGGGCCATATTTAACACAAAAACttcaaggtttgcaccagagTTACACAGGagacatttttttatttaacttttttAAGATACATAGGAAACAAATTTAACTGATTGTTTCTCTTCTTAATTTGTTACGGAATATCTCTTTCCTTTCCTTTATATTTCTTCAATTCCCAACAGAAAA encodes:
- the LOC110793854 gene encoding MAG2-interacting protein 2 isoform X3; this translates as MAKETLSEILYETHHHASGPCFPNYPPQQVIETANLGVLSLLSTRGLTQIKEKWTAYRQPKKLKRLVALFVSPKGERVAVAVGNHITILRKDEDYQQPYGTFASNNTGAFTLGVWSESHDVLGIVDDVDTFYFIKSNGEELLRIERRHLKTTLPIVGLFVPDVTETRGSLLCNFNFLTSDGTLHCIETSQDLSASLSSIRTWSDIKRQFSLNFFGLDHNLEHSLLVLVGGPTNISLTTSSPTGCTLSVWRWSPKSDLLHVSSLQFEGVYSRPKGFRGLIVSPKVLISPHGKFIGTLDLRARLSIFKLNVDSSSLSLFACGETNNNFLEDIVDFTWWSDHVCTVAKKGGATTMFDVISGKKLLDNDPMFSVPVLERTTFFSGKVFVLDIPLLRERQNYADQLDISYIHDIEQYTEGSLNQVETSRLSWRLLSFSEKSVPEMYDVLINSHRYQSALDFADRYKLDKDQVFKFQWLHSAQGSDEVHMFLYNVKDEAFVLRECVEKVGHTEDAVRDLLAYGLNLTNRYKFSAPEYDICEHVWDFRLARLQLLQFRDRLETFLGVNMGRFSLQEYSKFRKMLIDEAAVKLAENGKIGALNLLFKRHPFSCSPFILKILGAIPETIQVQTFSQLLPGRSPPSVTALREKDWVECEDMLEYIRRLPENDERSVLVRTEPIIKQLFGISWPLTNEILIWYKERAQEIDNLSGQLDNSICLVDYGCRRGMYELQQFLDDIRYLQQLVYSEGNDDEMHCPISLIEWEHMSDYEKFKTILKGVKEENIVERLRFRAIPFMKNKLDLGGEDQRGSFLVRWLKENAAQKIEFCSVAIEEWSRDVQSGFFVDEMEAAECALQCIYLCNAMDKWNTMASILSKFPNARGSDIRSEGIEKRLKSVEGHIEAGRLLALYQVPKPVSFFHEAQNDDKAVKQILRLILSKFARRQPARSDNDWASMWRDLQCLQEKAFPFIDLEYMLMEFCRGLLKAGRFSLARNYLRGTGTISLPTDKAESLVIQTAREYFFSASSLSSPEIWKARDCLDLFPTSPTVRLEADVIEALTVKLPNLGVNVLPMQYKQIKDPMEIVKMAITSQAGAYINVDEIIEVAKLLGLGSQENILAVQEAIAREAAVAGDLQLAFDLCLILARKGHGFIWDLCAAIARGPAIENIDLGSRKQLLGFALCHCDDESIGDLLNAWKDLDMQAQFESLMMQTGTPDFVVKGSSIISAPGVTAQSGIVGDFSEDEDTYLSKIKVIIYQVAKPLPVADGTSWDDVLRENRKVLSFANLQLPWLVQLSCESEPVKNYYPISVPGKQYVSVRTQAVITILSWLARNGFAPRDDLISSMAKFIMEPPVTEEDDVVGCSFLLNLTDAFHGVEVIEQQLKTREDYQEICSIMNVGMVYSLLHNSGATCKDPFQRRELLWRKFQEKISSEELDKVEKVQATFWRGWKLKLEEQKRMADRTRVLEELIPGVETARFLSGDLQYMNNAIMSFIDSVKLQKKPILREVLKLADTYSLNRTEVLLKFLACALVSEVWSNEEIDAEISDFKGEILDSATKTIDVITSIVYPVIDGCNKARLAYLFAQLSDCYLHLVETKGLHPSEIQDLGDSSVTLGHFYQVHEQECYNVSFITDLNFKNIVDINLGRLNSAHFNDEVLRHVNEFTVEALAKMVQTLHSTVASVNPKDIVSWRDVYKHHVVTLLESLEYRAKKIHLENPDSLQSLLNDFEQTYDACRKHIRILEHQSALVIMKQYCSGVVPLHFVRESVHTDVSLKDCLIVLLNFWMKLNADMVEMAESSDEKLTAVSLMICLKVFMRLVVEGKVTPSQGWGTVYFFVNCSLSTSPAGYFSFCRAMILSGCEFGSVEAVFSEALSECCSIDQGMSSDTKGGNSYYLHVCNLYLNILESILSNLVHDDSQRHSLHNLLSSVSRLEGDLEVLNGVRTAVWERIAKFSDNLQLPSHIRVYVLEVLQFILGRKGKVSREQEGSILPWEEWNEWSSSSKNTELTEEQALPNQSEGPNRFKNSLVALKTTELAGSISSHMEISADDLLTVDSAVSCFENLCETVDTHAHFEALLAILGEWETLFLVEKTKEASAEVSGVTDADNNWNDWGDEGWERESFLDEEPIQEEKTESSVSIHPLHACWMEILRKLIMLSRFDEVVKLIDQSLERPEMVLINEDDASNLSNMLIDSDCFMALKTVLLLPYGTIHLRCLDAIENKLKLEGIPENSDKNLLILVLSSGIISTIISKPAHGATFSYICYLVGEFSRQSQNTLVSKSNQNLMIDDEIEGFCLTFVQILFPCFVSELVKANQQVLAGFLVTKFMHTNPSLCLINVAEAGLSKYLRSHIQLLECRESAAESRIAAESRKPEILGHTLSNLEVKLKDLIPSALLLLPNS